A section of the Methanosarcina mazei S-6 genome encodes:
- a CDS encoding DUF166 domain-containing protein, giving the protein MKILVLYSGELGKKVIQNLVNSSSFCVSCGELCNHCRQARKSYANLIVGIHEFADDLPAFIEEPAQYMPPNLPECDLILAIGIHPDLFAAIPEVVQKTGAKAVIAPSEDSKKTPAGVLEQLRKELEAMGIEFEAPKPFCALDKTGKPVIDSFVDLGFGRPVLRIEMSPDGKMFIGAGVLRDAPCGSTWFVAKKLGWTDVSGYKETISGAHHSYPCTASMDKDPQIGDTILHKAGYIIREAVEEGMECAKKEKEKFSTACSDEAQALAFEN; this is encoded by the coding sequence ATGAAAATCCTCGTGCTTTATTCAGGCGAACTGGGAAAAAAAGTTATCCAGAATCTGGTGAACTCATCAAGTTTCTGTGTGTCCTGTGGTGAGCTCTGCAACCACTGTCGTCAGGCAAGGAAATCTTATGCGAACCTGATCGTAGGAATCCATGAGTTTGCAGATGACCTTCCGGCATTTATTGAAGAGCCTGCCCAGTATATGCCTCCGAATCTTCCTGAATGTGATCTGATCCTTGCAATAGGCATACACCCCGACCTGTTTGCAGCCATTCCCGAAGTTGTGCAGAAAACGGGGGCAAAAGCCGTAATTGCACCGTCCGAGGACTCAAAGAAGACTCCTGCCGGCGTCCTTGAGCAGCTCAGAAAAGAACTCGAAGCCATGGGTATCGAATTTGAGGCTCCAAAACCTTTCTGTGCTCTTGATAAGACCGGAAAGCCGGTAATAGACTCTTTCGTGGACCTCGGTTTCGGAAGGCCTGTACTGAGGATAGAGATGAGCCCTGACGGAAAAATGTTCATAGGAGCGGGTGTACTCAGGGACGCACCCTGCGGCTCAACCTGGTTTGTCGCAAAAAAACTCGGCTGGACCGATGTTTCGGGATATAAAGAAACCATCTCAGGCGCCCACCATTCTTACCCCTGCACAGCAAGCATGGACAAAGATCCCCAGATCGGAGATACCATCCTGCACAAAGCCGGATATATCATCAGGGAGGCTGTGGAAGAAGGCATGGAATGCGCAAAAAAGGAGAAAGAAAAGTTTTCGACAGCCTGCAGTGATGAGGCCCAGGCTCTGGCTTTTGAAAATTAA
- a CDS encoding Mth938-like domain-containing protein: protein MKPKIDSTSFGSITVEGEAFDYDIIIRLDGRVEKREKMLSKEKYGTSHKVSLEEAEHIYEEGTEKIIIGTGQTGFVELSEEAEDFFRGKRCGIELFPTPWAIERWNEIEGRVSAIFHITC from the coding sequence ATGAAACCAAAGATCGACTCCACAAGTTTTGGTTCAATTACTGTAGAAGGAGAGGCTTTTGATTATGATATTATTATCCGGCTTGACGGCAGGGTAGAAAAAAGGGAAAAAATGCTTTCGAAAGAAAAGTATGGGACTTCCCATAAGGTCTCTCTTGAAGAAGCCGAACATATTTACGAAGAAGGCACGGAGAAAATCATCATAGGAACCGGGCAGACGGGTTTTGTGGAACTTTCTGAGGAAGCTGAAGATTTTTTCAGAGGAAAAAGATGCGGGATAGAGCTTTTTCCAACTCCCTGGGCGATTGAACGCTGGAATGAAATCGAAGGCAGGGTTTCTGCAATATTTCATATAACCTGCTGA
- a CDS encoding AIM24 family protein, with product MGCYLLEDFIKSMGERAPGQENFELERDHLLRANLRGAVWTRIGSMVAYTGNIKFTREEALEHGISRKVKISLAGEGVSFIKAEGVGKLFLADRGKKVSILKLENNSICVNFNDILTIEDSISWDIRMIRKLSGITEKEIYNVKLEGTGVFAITTHNEPLVFRVTGERPLFTDPGATVAWTGNMEPEIKSDISLKTIVGRSTGESAQMVFRGEGFVVVQPCEEINSQEKNEKGISNVNVYT from the coding sequence ATGGGCTGCTACTTATTGGAAGATTTTATCAAAAGTATGGGAGAAAGAGCCCCTGGGCAGGAAAATTTTGAACTTGAACGGGACCATCTGCTGCGAGCGAATCTTAGAGGTGCGGTATGGACCAGGATAGGATCCATGGTGGCATATACCGGAAACATAAAGTTTACACGGGAAGAAGCTCTCGAACACGGGATTAGCAGAAAGGTAAAAATATCCCTTGCAGGAGAAGGTGTCAGTTTTATAAAAGCCGAAGGGGTGGGAAAGCTTTTCCTTGCAGATAGAGGAAAGAAAGTCTCAATTCTGAAACTTGAAAATAACTCGATCTGCGTAAACTTCAATGATATCCTCACCATTGAAGACTCCATTAGCTGGGACATCAGGATGATTAGAAAGCTTTCAGGGATAACGGAAAAAGAGATTTACAATGTAAAACTTGAGGGAACCGGCGTATTCGCCATTACCACTCACAATGAGCCCCTGGTCTTCAGAGTGACCGGAGAGCGCCCTCTATTCACCGACCCTGGCGCCACAGTTGCCTGGACAGGGAACATGGAGCCGGAAATAAAAAGCGATATCTCCCTGAAAACTATTGTAGGAAGAAGCACAGGGGAATCCGCCCAGATGGTCTTCAGAGGAGAAGGGTTTGTGGTGGTACAGCCCTGCGAAGAAATTAATTCCCAGGAAAAAAATGAAAAAGGCATCTCGAACGTGAACGTTTATACCTGA